In one Corallococcus sp. EGB genomic region, the following are encoded:
- a CDS encoding bifunctional diguanylate cyclase/phosphodiesterase — MSLPSPSTPAPPPPWLWNGDEPRVATVFQPIVDLLSGEVLGHEVLSRGLGPVESPNELFNRARVEGFTFELERACWTAAVRRIATLPEAQRRGPFFFNVSPDVLSDERFGGASTLELLRQHGLSPQQLVLEITERSTFEDTEQLRMLARRYAEQGFGIALDDFGAGHSGLVTLVHSAPDFIKLDQALVRDIHLHTYRQHLVKSLVAFAQRVDAILIAEGVETWNELAVLLRLGIRHAQGYLLARPVSSPQRPGADFAERCREAIRALHHREHEDDETVGSMIIRPPCAPVTAQAVELDRLFRRTPGEDHVVLLDGEQPRAVVTRRSFYARLGGAAASTESALPEGPREAPMVVEDATAITALARMAMRRPPESVYDPVVVTDAQGHFLGTVTMKQLIARASDLEQHAATGAHPLTDLPGSRMIERWIRAALQGRAFTIIYADLDHFEAYNDRYGFLQGDRVIRHTASILSECLHLLPEGSNLGHVGGDDFVLVCPDAVAPDVLRTLCQRFDAEKVPLYGPEDLRRGGAMAAGDRVPVTLSLAAVDHHGLSAQPHPAELSSVAASLRKRVKAVSAQTQTSTFLFQPGAVK; from the coding sequence ATGAGCCTGCCCTCCCCCAGCACGCCCGCACCACCACCGCCCTGGCTATGGAACGGTGACGAGCCGAGGGTCGCCACCGTCTTCCAGCCCATCGTCGATCTGCTCAGCGGCGAGGTCCTTGGCCATGAGGTGCTGTCGCGAGGCCTGGGCCCGGTGGAGTCCCCCAACGAGTTGTTCAACCGCGCGCGGGTGGAGGGCTTCACCTTCGAGTTGGAGCGCGCGTGCTGGACCGCGGCGGTGCGCCGCATCGCCACGCTGCCGGAGGCGCAGCGGCGCGGGCCCTTCTTCTTCAACGTCAGCCCTGACGTGCTGAGCGACGAGCGCTTTGGCGGCGCGTCCACGCTGGAGCTGCTGCGTCAGCACGGCCTGAGCCCGCAGCAGCTGGTGCTGGAGATCACCGAGCGCAGCACGTTCGAGGACACGGAGCAGCTGCGCATGCTCGCGCGGCGGTACGCGGAGCAGGGCTTCGGCATCGCGCTGGACGACTTCGGCGCGGGGCACTCGGGGTTGGTGACGCTGGTGCACAGCGCGCCGGACTTCATCAAGCTGGACCAGGCGCTGGTGCGGGACATCCACCTGCACACGTACCGGCAGCACCTGGTGAAGTCGCTGGTGGCGTTCGCGCAGCGCGTGGACGCGATCCTCATCGCCGAGGGCGTGGAGACGTGGAACGAGCTGGCGGTGCTCTTGCGCCTGGGCATCCGGCACGCGCAGGGCTATCTGCTCGCGCGGCCCGTGAGCTCGCCGCAGCGGCCGGGCGCGGACTTCGCGGAGCGTTGCCGCGAGGCCATCCGTGCCCTGCACCACCGTGAGCACGAGGACGACGAGACGGTGGGCAGCATGATCATCCGTCCGCCGTGCGCGCCGGTGACGGCGCAGGCCGTGGAGCTCGACCGGCTCTTCCGCCGCACGCCGGGCGAGGACCACGTCGTGCTGCTGGACGGAGAGCAGCCGCGAGCGGTGGTGACGCGGCGGAGCTTCTACGCCCGGCTCGGGGGTGCCGCCGCCAGCACGGAGTCCGCGCTTCCGGAGGGTCCGCGCGAGGCCCCGATGGTGGTGGAGGACGCGACGGCCATCACGGCGCTGGCGCGCATGGCGATGCGCCGTCCGCCCGAGTCCGTCTACGACCCGGTGGTGGTGACGGACGCGCAGGGCCACTTCCTGGGCACGGTGACGATGAAGCAGCTCATCGCGCGGGCCTCGGACCTGGAGCAGCACGCGGCGACGGGCGCGCATCCGCTCACGGACCTGCCGGGAAGCCGGATGATCGAACGGTGGATCCGCGCCGCGCTCCAGGGCCGCGCGTTCACCATCATCTACGCGGACCTGGATCACTTCGAGGCGTACAACGACCGCTACGGGTTCCTCCAGGGTGACCGGGTGATCCGCCACACGGCGAGCATCCTGTCGGAGTGCCTGCACCTGCTGCCGGAGGGCTCGAACCTGGGCCACGTGGGCGGAGACGACTTCGTGCTCGTGTGTCCGGACGCGGTGGCGCCGGACGTGCTGCGCACGCTCTGCCAGCGCTTCGACGCGGAGAAGGTGCCGCTCTACGGTCCGGAGGACTTGCGGCGCGGCGGTGCCATGGCGGCGGGAGACAGGGTGCCGGTGACGCTCAGCCTCGCCGCGGTGGACCACCACGGCCTGTCCGCCCAGCCCCACCCCGCCGAGCTGTCCTCCGTCGCCGCGTCCCTGCGCAAGCGCGTGAAGGCCGTCTCCGCGCAGACGCAGACCAGCACGTTCCTGTTCCAGCCTGGCGCGGTGAAGTAG
- a CDS encoding alkaline phosphatase PhoX has product MASRLLSRATGAMLLLGTATWVGCEGDSGPAGAEGPKGQDGQNGQDGAQGPAGEPGAPGPGTQGLPGPGATARAPGVEPGTPLSSVIAVTFRGDLGTGATNVPEYVKARVEQVVTGKLPSPLVFPLSPASTDTVRSVPGLYPTTVIKWMDPLAYTKGAARFGANVDYIAFFGDGWSQDGSAPQYHGQASAGWMWINHEYISGTKPRANTAPIGQHLDFARFLRNTGTLSNTVADGTSWQADALASYNREWKKQVGGTWMRVVQDPATGGWAVDRSAANVRYDASSATLAKVVGVTLSGEEHDDSGEALAAGVVPGTHSNCSGGQTPWGTVIVGEENVQGVYGDPEAALWTGKNDWIPAAPGFAPGAPLAPDFSAPADGDMISGDRNSAHRKDGYGYLTEVDPGQPPELWYGKDAEKPGAGHRKLGVMGRAHWENATFVVDANWKLLANQPIVIYGGDDRRGGRIFKFVSQGRYTPGMTKAQVRALLDAGTLYAAHFAGLDNATGDTLVGGVVPTDAAPGHGRWIQLGLDSTDLAPNGEAFGKPTLQVGAALRDVNHNAMGGFTNDDQVRKLLWTAANKVGVMELNRPEDTEWNPKDPSGTPLLYVAFTEHGDPTALDQQGRVATAELKDGAWVKKERGAQDNRAVDKVGSIFAIREADPAAPAGSRTFDFFRVWKGEAAATSAAPEFAAAKPDNLVIDREGGVWFGTDGNFGVNKVADGIFYLDQAPAHRGSPYFRKAFRVLSMPSDAEATGPAFNADMTSLFVSVQHPGEDNFSVWP; this is encoded by the coding sequence ATGGCTTCTCGTCTGTTGAGCCGCGCCACCGGCGCGATGCTCCTGCTTGGCACCGCGACGTGGGTGGGTTGCGAGGGAGATTCAGGTCCCGCGGGGGCGGAGGGGCCCAAGGGGCAGGACGGCCAGAATGGCCAGGACGGAGCGCAGGGGCCGGCGGGTGAGCCCGGAGCTCCGGGCCCGGGCACCCAGGGACTGCCGGGGCCGGGCGCCACGGCGCGCGCTCCGGGGGTGGAGCCCGGCACGCCGCTGTCGTCCGTCATCGCGGTGACGTTCCGGGGCGACCTGGGCACGGGCGCGACCAACGTTCCGGAGTACGTGAAGGCGCGCGTGGAGCAGGTCGTCACGGGGAAGCTGCCCTCGCCGCTGGTGTTCCCGCTGTCGCCCGCCTCCACGGACACGGTGCGCTCGGTGCCGGGCCTGTATCCGACCACGGTCATCAAGTGGATGGATCCGCTGGCCTATACCAAGGGCGCGGCGCGCTTCGGCGCGAACGTGGACTACATCGCCTTCTTCGGTGACGGCTGGTCGCAGGACGGCAGCGCGCCGCAGTACCACGGGCAGGCCTCGGCCGGCTGGATGTGGATCAACCACGAGTACATCTCCGGCACGAAGCCGCGCGCGAACACGGCGCCCATTGGCCAGCACCTGGACTTCGCGCGCTTCCTGCGCAACACGGGCACGCTCTCCAACACGGTGGCGGACGGCACGTCGTGGCAGGCGGACGCGCTCGCCTCCTACAACCGCGAGTGGAAGAAGCAGGTGGGCGGCACCTGGATGCGCGTGGTGCAGGACCCCGCGACGGGCGGCTGGGCGGTGGACCGCAGCGCGGCCAACGTGCGCTACGACGCCTCCAGCGCCACCCTGGCGAAGGTGGTGGGCGTGACGCTCTCCGGCGAGGAGCATGACGACTCCGGCGAGGCGCTCGCGGCGGGCGTGGTGCCCGGCACGCACTCCAACTGCTCCGGTGGCCAGACGCCGTGGGGCACGGTCATCGTCGGCGAGGAGAACGTCCAGGGCGTCTATGGCGATCCGGAGGCCGCGCTGTGGACGGGGAAGAACGACTGGATTCCGGCGGCCCCGGGCTTCGCGCCGGGCGCTCCGCTCGCGCCCGATTTCTCGGCCCCGGCGGACGGCGACATGATCAGCGGGGACCGCAACTCCGCGCACCGGAAGGACGGCTACGGCTACCTGACGGAGGTGGATCCGGGCCAGCCGCCGGAGCTCTGGTACGGCAAGGACGCGGAGAAGCCGGGCGCGGGCCACCGCAAGCTGGGCGTGATGGGCCGCGCGCACTGGGAGAACGCCACGTTCGTGGTGGACGCGAACTGGAAGCTGCTCGCGAACCAGCCCATCGTCATCTACGGCGGCGATGACCGGCGCGGCGGGCGCATCTTCAAGTTCGTGTCGCAGGGCAGGTATACGCCCGGGATGACCAAGGCGCAGGTGCGCGCGCTGCTGGACGCGGGCACGCTCTACGCGGCGCACTTCGCGGGCCTGGACAACGCGACGGGCGACACGCTGGTGGGCGGGGTGGTGCCCACGGACGCGGCGCCGGGCCACGGCCGGTGGATCCAACTGGGCCTGGACAGCACGGACCTGGCTCCGAACGGCGAGGCCTTCGGGAAGCCGACGCTCCAGGTGGGCGCGGCGCTGCGCGACGTGAACCACAACGCGATGGGCGGCTTCACCAACGACGACCAGGTGCGCAAGCTCTTGTGGACGGCCGCGAACAAGGTGGGCGTGATGGAGCTCAACCGCCCCGAGGACACGGAGTGGAACCCGAAGGACCCCAGCGGCACGCCGCTGCTCTACGTGGCCTTCACCGAGCACGGCGACCCCACGGCGTTGGATCAGCAGGGCCGGGTGGCCACCGCCGAGCTGAAGGACGGCGCGTGGGTGAAGAAGGAGCGCGGCGCGCAGGACAACCGCGCGGTGGACAAGGTGGGCTCCATCTTCGCCATCCGTGAGGCGGATCCGGCGGCGCCCGCGGGCTCGCGCACCTTCGACTTCTTCCGCGTGTGGAAGGGCGAGGCGGCGGCCACCAGCGCGGCGCCGGAGTTCGCGGCGGCCAAGCCGGACAACCTGGTCATCGACCGCGAGGGCGGCGTGTGGTTCGGCACGGACGGCAACTTCGGCGTCAACAAGGTCGCGGACGGCATCTTCTACCTGGACCAGGCGCCCGCGCACCGCGGCAGCCCGTACTTCCGCAAGGCCTTCCGCGTGCTGTCCATGCCGAGCGACGCGGAGGCCACGGGCCCTGCGTTCAACGCGGACATGACCAGCCTGTTCGTCAGCGTCCAGCACCCGGGCGAGGACAACTTCAGCGTCTGGCCGTAG
- a CDS encoding DUF192 domain-containing protein, translated as MKTRLTFVMAALAFAGGACQEAPAAPPKPAAPAPARPRSRDVSAEDYVMPTLPRAHVRLKDAYGGVHRLEVEVAATAESRTRGLMWRKSLPAGQGMLFLFPDEEVRGFWMRNTLIPLDMLFITSEGRVVGIIENAEPRTLTNRSVGIPSQYVLEVPGGWCQKNGVVRGGTAEFEGVSTIPITP; from the coding sequence ATGAAGACGCGCCTCACGTTCGTCATGGCGGCGCTGGCCTTCGCGGGCGGCGCGTGTCAGGAAGCGCCCGCCGCGCCTCCGAAGCCCGCCGCGCCCGCTCCGGCGCGCCCCCGGTCCAGGGACGTGTCGGCGGAGGACTACGTGATGCCGACCCTGCCGCGCGCGCACGTGCGGCTGAAGGACGCCTACGGAGGGGTGCACCGCCTGGAGGTGGAGGTGGCCGCCACGGCCGAGTCGCGCACGCGCGGGCTCATGTGGCGCAAGTCGCTGCCGGCCGGGCAGGGCATGCTCTTCCTCTTCCCGGATGAAGAGGTGCGCGGCTTCTGGATGCGCAACACGCTCATCCCGCTGGACATGCTGTTCATCACGTCCGAGGGCCGCGTCGTGGGCATCATCGAGAACGCGGAGCCGCGCACGCTGACGAACCGCTCGGTGGGCATCCCCAGCCAGTACGTGCTGGAGGTGCCGGGCGGCTGGTGCCAGAAGAACGGCGTCGTCCGCGGCGGCACCGCCGAGTTCGAGGGCGTGAGCACCATCCCCATCACGCCGTGA
- a CDS encoding TIGR02266 family protein, which translates to MSEQKSGSELRTHGRAPIELKVDYKKLNSFFADYTKNISKGGTFIKTKKPLPIGTRFLFKLTVPHREAPFELLGEVVWSKADAEEPGMGIRFIYSSESQRVDFETLVERLMSDSLGSELTEKLLNKPLHPQHP; encoded by the coding sequence ATGTCCGAACAGAAGAGCGGATCCGAACTGCGCACCCACGGTCGTGCGCCCATCGAGCTGAAGGTCGACTACAAGAAGCTCAATTCGTTCTTCGCCGACTACACGAAGAACATCAGCAAGGGCGGCACGTTCATCAAGACGAAGAAGCCGCTGCCCATCGGCACGCGCTTCCTCTTCAAGCTGACGGTGCCGCACCGCGAGGCACCCTTCGAGCTGTTGGGCGAAGTGGTGTGGTCCAAGGCGGACGCGGAGGAGCCCGGCATGGGCATCCGCTTCATCTACAGCAGCGAGTCCCAGCGCGTGGACTTCGAGACACTGGTGGAGCGGCTCATGTCCGACAGCCTGGGCTCCGAGCTGACCGAGAAGCTGCTCAACAAGCCCCTGCATCCCCAGCACCCATGA
- a CDS encoding nuclear transport factor 2 family protein, with product MNNRFLALCAVFLLAACAPKRIPGTELEDTDDTRAILAVMEKYRAALEARDAKAIQALVSPKFRDDGGTPDDPSDDLTADNLGPHLQALFQKLQNPKVDFNVRRVEFREGDVALAIYYWNASWRMPGLNARPQSDSELEQMVFQKINGEWKIVSGI from the coding sequence ATGAACAACCGCTTCCTCGCCCTCTGCGCCGTCTTCCTCCTGGCCGCGTGCGCCCCGAAGCGCATCCCCGGCACGGAGTTGGAAGACACCGATGACACCCGCGCCATCCTCGCCGTGATGGAGAAGTACCGCGCCGCCCTGGAGGCCCGCGACGCGAAGGCCATCCAGGCGCTGGTGTCCCCGAAGTTCCGCGACGACGGCGGCACCCCGGACGACCCGTCGGATGACCTCACCGCCGACAACCTGGGGCCCCACCTCCAGGCCCTCTTCCAGAAGCTGCAGAACCCCAAGGTGGACTTCAACGTCCGCCGCGTGGAGTTCCGTGAAGGGGACGTCGCGCTCGCCATCTACTACTGGAACGCGTCCTGGCGGATGCCCGGCCTCAACGCCCGGCCCCAGTCGGACTCGGAGCTGGAGCAGATGGTGTTCCAGAAGATCAACGGCGAGTGGAAGATCGTCTCCGGCATCTAG
- a CDS encoding homoserine kinase yields the protein MAVYTTLPPEAFTHVADAYGLGAVRSMTPIPQGSINTNHRLETDAGRVFVRHTTVRSPEDLRFEASLLEHLARAHFPAPVLLKPRGPTPFLELHGGRISVFKWLAGEELTRERLTPEVLERLGAELGKLHRVTQSFGGSRANPYGPGVVKGWLDGLSRRPEPELVAVAAELEGHLARAEGEHQGLEPRGVIHADLFLDNVKWLGDRVGAFFDFEMACVDAYALDVAITLNAWCFEGTYQPALCLALLRGYQDARPLSEVEKRALYGHALYGAVRFTTSRIRDYHLSPLGADKLAPKDFRTYLARARALDGMGPDGLRALVGV from the coding sequence ATGGCCGTGTACACGACACTCCCCCCGGAAGCCTTCACCCACGTGGCGGACGCCTACGGCCTGGGGGCCGTGCGCTCCATGACGCCCATTCCCCAGGGCTCCATCAACACCAACCACCGGCTGGAGACGGACGCGGGCCGCGTCTTCGTGCGCCACACCACCGTGCGCTCGCCGGAGGACCTGCGCTTCGAGGCGTCCCTGCTGGAGCACCTCGCCCGCGCGCACTTCCCCGCGCCCGTGCTGCTCAAGCCGCGGGGGCCCACGCCCTTCCTGGAGCTGCACGGCGGGCGGATCAGCGTCTTCAAGTGGCTGGCGGGAGAGGAGCTCACCCGCGAGCGCCTCACGCCGGAGGTGCTGGAGCGCCTGGGCGCGGAGCTGGGCAAGCTGCACCGGGTGACGCAGTCCTTCGGCGGCTCGCGCGCGAACCCCTACGGCCCCGGGGTGGTGAAGGGCTGGCTGGACGGGCTGTCGCGGCGGCCGGAGCCGGAGCTGGTGGCCGTGGCGGCGGAGCTGGAGGGCCACCTCGCGCGCGCGGAAGGGGAGCACCAGGGGCTGGAGCCCCGGGGCGTCATCCACGCGGACCTCTTCCTGGACAACGTGAAGTGGCTGGGCGACCGCGTGGGCGCCTTCTTCGACTTCGAGATGGCCTGCGTGGACGCGTACGCGCTCGACGTGGCCATCACCCTCAACGCGTGGTGCTTCGAGGGGACGTACCAGCCGGCGCTCTGCCTGGCGCTCCTGCGCGGCTACCAGGACGCCCGGCCGCTGTCGGAGGTGGAGAAGCGGGCGCTGTACGGCCACGCCCTCTATGGCGCGGTGCGCTTCACCACCAGCCGGATTCGCGACTACCACCTGTCGCCGCTGGGCGCGGACAAGCTCGCGCCCAAGGACTTCCGCACCTATCTCGCCCGCGCGCGGGCCCTGGACGGCATGGGCCCGGACGGGCTGCGGGCGCTGGTGGGCGTGTGA
- a CDS encoding tetratricopeptide repeat protein encodes METSGRGDWKRREGLGSALAQIGVAAVLLAGGVAWYVHRGQVRQEVDAHLRTARAAVLKGNPSDLAMAQQNLETLFTLAPDSRDARALAADLQAELWLTHHQPGADAKAREQLERAEALGSRSGERYGARALLLVGEGKTGEAEKLLEELKTQGASSPKLTLAQARLLQKEGRLSEARQAFARAAEAAWKDPRFSVAYGDALLDEGLFPQAVEAFGRATAANPDHLLARVSSVLAQLYAGRPPDGVAATLEEVRSRAKDMTPELQARVAVAQAEVALAKGAPDEALTHVDAALKAWPDEHYALFTRGRALAVKRAPEARQAFEAAVAKRPTAPLLTLEGARLLQAQGDGEGALALLDTYEKTFREVKARTPDGKEAPALDRDDRYWLARGGVMEMAGRQDDALAAYDKALAARGVGLARAQYAKGALLLARKDFDGAKALLTAVAPETGAGTIPEAYAALGELLFAQGDFAAGCQQHYFALVRARAQGAPVEQLATRANDIKKRLETSGQPAMAKAWLNEASPLFQQQ; translated from the coding sequence ATGGAAACGTCGGGCCGCGGTGACTGGAAGCGTCGCGAGGGACTGGGAAGCGCCCTGGCCCAGATTGGCGTCGCCGCCGTGCTGCTCGCGGGCGGTGTCGCCTGGTACGTGCACCGGGGACAGGTGCGCCAGGAGGTGGACGCCCACCTGCGCACGGCGCGCGCGGCGGTGCTGAAGGGCAACCCCAGCGACCTGGCCATGGCGCAGCAGAACCTGGAGACCCTCTTCACGCTCGCGCCGGATTCGCGCGACGCGCGGGCGCTGGCGGCGGACCTCCAGGCGGAGCTGTGGCTCACCCACCACCAGCCCGGCGCGGACGCGAAGGCTCGCGAGCAGTTGGAGCGCGCGGAGGCGCTGGGCTCGCGCTCCGGTGAGCGCTACGGCGCGCGGGCGCTGCTGCTCGTGGGCGAGGGAAAGACCGGGGAGGCGGAAAAGCTGCTGGAGGAGCTCAAGACCCAGGGCGCCAGCAGCCCCAAGCTGACGCTGGCCCAGGCGCGGCTGCTGCAGAAGGAGGGGCGCCTGTCGGAGGCCCGCCAGGCCTTCGCGCGCGCGGCGGAAGCGGCCTGGAAGGATCCGCGCTTCTCCGTGGCCTACGGCGACGCGCTGCTGGATGAGGGCCTGTTCCCCCAGGCGGTGGAGGCCTTCGGGCGCGCCACCGCCGCGAACCCGGACCACCTGCTGGCGCGGGTGTCGTCCGTGCTGGCCCAGCTGTACGCGGGGCGGCCACCGGACGGCGTGGCGGCGACGCTGGAGGAGGTGCGCTCGCGCGCCAAGGACATGACGCCCGAGCTCCAGGCCCGCGTGGCGGTGGCCCAGGCGGAGGTCGCGCTGGCGAAGGGCGCGCCGGACGAAGCGCTCACGCACGTGGACGCGGCGCTCAAGGCCTGGCCGGACGAGCACTACGCCCTCTTCACCCGGGGCCGCGCGCTCGCGGTGAAGCGCGCGCCGGAGGCCCGCCAGGCCTTCGAGGCGGCGGTGGCGAAGCGGCCCACCGCGCCGCTCCTGACGCTGGAGGGCGCGCGGCTGCTCCAGGCCCAGGGTGACGGCGAGGGCGCGCTGGCCCTGCTGGACACCTACGAGAAGACCTTCCGCGAGGTGAAGGCGCGGACGCCGGACGGCAAGGAGGCGCCCGCGCTGGACCGGGATGACCGGTACTGGCTCGCGCGCGGCGGTGTGATGGAGATGGCCGGACGCCAGGACGACGCGCTCGCCGCCTACGACAAGGCGCTCGCGGCGCGCGGCGTGGGGCTGGCGCGGGCGCAGTACGCCAAGGGCGCGCTGTTGCTCGCGCGCAAGGACTTCGACGGCGCGAAGGCGCTGCTCACCGCCGTGGCCCCGGAGACGGGCGCGGGCACCATCCCGGAGGCCTACGCGGCGCTGGGCGAGCTGCTCTTCGCCCAGGGCGATTTCGCCGCCGGCTGCCAGCAGCACTACTTCGCGCTCGTGCGCGCCCGCGCGCAGGGCGCGCCCGTGGAGCAGCTGGCCACGCGCGCCAACGACATCAAGAAGCGCCTGGAGACCAGCGGCCAGCCCGCCATGGCCAAGGCCTGGCTCAACGAGGCCAGCCCCCTCTTCCAGCAGCAGTGA
- a CDS encoding cyclic nucleotide-binding domain-containing protein encodes MNESSLRELGMDLLEERQFERALAVFAEAVRRVPADHRSRMLASRCLAELGERERAVTAYHACAEGLLRRDYLLSAMAACKLALELSPNERRLKETLYRVHSRAARSAPGRAAVPPPLPPEHLYDGKVDTDLMGLVGEELSNRAIEVLAAPDTGGTADPQSRPPLPLFADLDRDAFVDLVGRMVWRTIKPEEVISREGEPDDHLHVLVAGKAEVTRRTDGEDRTLGFLGGGSIFGELALLTGAPPTATVTAVSDSEVFEIRREHLNAVAKSHPAVPQLLADFAQQRMMRNLMANSPLFQQLPESERGAFFQRFTFRALQPGEKVLVEGEYSQGLFLVLAGELTVQKEDPAGGMVTLGVLREGDVAGEISLLTGLRATATVSVTRKTAAGWLRREAFQELVRTFPNIRTYLEQLSDRRLKQIGEALRPLEIIDADDMMLEPETGAA; translated from the coding sequence ATGAACGAGTCGTCGTTGCGTGAGTTGGGCATGGACCTGCTCGAGGAGCGCCAGTTCGAGCGCGCCCTCGCCGTCTTCGCGGAGGCCGTTCGCCGCGTGCCCGCCGACCACCGCTCACGCATGCTGGCATCCCGGTGTCTGGCGGAGCTGGGCGAGCGCGAGCGCGCCGTCACCGCGTACCACGCGTGCGCGGAGGGGCTCTTGCGCCGCGACTACCTCTTGAGCGCCATGGCCGCGTGCAAGCTGGCCCTGGAGCTGTCCCCCAACGAGCGGCGCCTGAAGGAGACGCTCTACCGCGTGCACTCTCGCGCCGCGCGCAGCGCCCCGGGCCGCGCCGCCGTGCCGCCGCCGCTGCCGCCGGAGCACCTGTACGACGGCAAGGTGGACACGGACCTGATGGGCCTGGTGGGCGAGGAGCTGTCCAACCGCGCCATCGAGGTGCTGGCCGCGCCGGACACCGGCGGCACCGCGGATCCGCAGAGCCGTCCGCCCCTGCCGCTGTTCGCGGACCTGGACCGGGACGCGTTCGTGGACCTGGTGGGGCGCATGGTGTGGCGCACCATCAAGCCGGAAGAGGTCATCAGCCGCGAAGGCGAGCCGGATGACCACCTGCACGTGCTCGTCGCGGGCAAGGCCGAGGTGACGCGCAGGACGGACGGCGAGGACCGCACGCTGGGCTTCCTGGGCGGCGGCTCCATCTTCGGCGAGCTGGCGCTGCTCACCGGCGCGCCGCCCACCGCCACGGTGACGGCGGTGTCGGACTCGGAGGTCTTCGAAATCCGCCGCGAGCACCTCAACGCGGTGGCGAAGAGCCACCCGGCGGTGCCGCAGCTGCTGGCGGACTTCGCGCAGCAGCGCATGATGCGCAACCTGATGGCGAACTCGCCGCTCTTCCAGCAGCTGCCGGAGTCGGAGCGGGGCGCCTTCTTCCAGCGCTTCACCTTCCGCGCGCTGCAGCCCGGGGAGAAGGTCCTGGTAGAGGGCGAGTACTCCCAGGGCCTCTTCCTGGTGCTGGCCGGCGAGCTGACGGTGCAGAAGGAGGACCCGGCGGGCGGCATGGTGACGCTGGGCGTGTTGCGCGAGGGCGACGTGGCGGGGGAGATTTCGCTCCTCACGGGCCTGAGGGCCACGGCCACCGTGTCCGTGACGCGCAAGACGGCGGCGGGGTGGCTCCGGCGCGAGGCCTTCCAGGAGCTGGTGAGGACCTTCCCCAACATCCGCACGTACCTGGAGCAGCTGTCCGACCGCCGGCTGAAGCAGATTGGCGAGGCACTGCGCCCGCTCGAGATCATCGACGCGGACGACATGATGCTGGAGCCGGAGACCGGGGCCGCCTGA